The following coding sequences lie in one Vibrio sp. ED004 genomic window:
- a CDS encoding TonB-dependent siderophore receptor: MESPVSSTIKLSTLCIAIASAFSSPVMAEESASHFDEVVVWGTKVSSNTESIIADDMSLKQADHMSDLLREIPGVDVGGTHSVNQRITIRGLSETDLDIRLDGASQHANMFHHIGNLTLNPDILKSADIQVGNNSVTQNGLGGSVLFETKDAKDLLRYDESFGARVYGGYATNASQQGSLTVYGLLSDNVDAMLYSHYMSRDDFKDGDGNETFGSEGDVYNILGKIGFEPSDLHRFEFSYDLYRDSGDYSPRSDMSGGANEGLSNDILIPTDYDRDTITASYELRGESHKGNVTLYNTETEIQRDESVMAPRWPSNRLSNNTAKNQNFGLNAKFQSDYRLMSFDNIATYGFDYMDKSSSGYYGSSKFMDESAISTALFVEDQFYFTQAFSITAGVRFDDYQRKAETGNDDFDDVTWSLATQWDVAQDWTLFASTRSLFKGPELMETFIAYQDVAYLADDIKAETGQNTQGGVRFDKRIDDHFVGANLTVFQTNIDDYIIEEYQAASQSYLIYNLGDVEIKGFEASLSYGYEMFNSKLSYARSDTKNKDTGGAVAGGNGRSIDMGDSITLTLDYQSEALETIFGWNSMFVKDEDNVFDGQPIKEGYDVHNLYAQWVPSNVDGLSVTFGVDNVFDEQYTSHASRSGTARGFTLDDYEPGRNYKLSAAYQF, encoded by the coding sequence ATGGAAAGCCCAGTCAGCTCAACAATCAAGCTTTCAACCCTCTGTATTGCCATAGCCAGCGCGTTTAGCAGCCCTGTTATGGCAGAAGAGAGCGCATCGCACTTTGATGAAGTCGTGGTGTGGGGAACGAAGGTATCTAGTAACACAGAATCTATCATTGCCGATGACATGTCACTCAAGCAAGCTGACCATATGTCGGACTTGCTGCGTGAGATTCCCGGTGTTGATGTTGGCGGAACGCACTCGGTCAACCAACGAATTACCATCCGTGGTTTAAGCGAAACTGATTTAGATATTCGACTCGATGGTGCTTCTCAGCACGCGAACATGTTCCACCATATTGGTAACCTCACTCTTAACCCAGACATCTTGAAATCGGCTGATATCCAAGTGGGCAACAACTCGGTTACGCAAAATGGGTTAGGCGGTTCCGTGCTGTTTGAAACCAAAGATGCAAAAGACCTACTTCGTTATGATGAGAGCTTTGGGGCTCGTGTTTATGGTGGTTATGCCACGAACGCAAGCCAGCAAGGTTCATTAACTGTGTATGGCTTATTGTCGGATAATGTCGATGCCATGCTCTACAGCCACTACATGAGCCGTGATGATTTTAAAGACGGTGATGGAAATGAAACCTTTGGTTCAGAAGGGGATGTATACAACATTCTCGGTAAGATTGGTTTTGAGCCGAGTGACTTACACCGATTTGAATTCTCTTATGATCTCTACCGTGATAGCGGTGACTACAGCCCGCGTTCAGACATGTCGGGTGGTGCGAATGAAGGCCTGTCTAACGATATCCTAATTCCCACGGATTATGATCGTGACACAATAACGGCTAGCTATGAGCTGCGTGGTGAAAGTCATAAGGGTAACGTTACTCTGTATAACACAGAGACTGAGATTCAGCGCGATGAAAGCGTTATGGCACCGCGTTGGCCATCGAATCGCTTGTCTAATAACACTGCGAAGAACCAAAACTTTGGCTTGAATGCTAAGTTCCAATCGGACTACCGCTTGATGTCGTTTGATAACATCGCGACCTATGGCTTTGACTACATGGACAAGTCATCAAGCGGCTATTATGGCAGCAGTAAGTTTATGGACGAGTCAGCAATTTCTACCGCACTTTTTGTTGAAGACCAGTTCTACTTTACTCAAGCCTTTTCTATCACCGCAGGTGTTCGCTTTGATGATTACCAGCGTAAAGCTGAGACAGGAAACGACGATTTTGACGACGTAACATGGTCGTTGGCAACACAATGGGATGTGGCTCAAGATTGGACCTTGTTTGCGAGTACGCGTTCATTGTTCAAAGGCCCAGAGTTGATGGAAACCTTTATTGCTTACCAAGATGTTGCTTACTTAGCGGACGACATCAAAGCTGAAACCGGGCAGAACACACAGGGTGGCGTGCGTTTCGATAAGCGAATAGATGATCACTTTGTTGGTGCTAACCTAACCGTGTTCCAAACCAATATTGATGATTACATTATTGAAGAGTACCAGGCCGCAAGCCAGAGTTACTTGATTTACAACTTGGGTGATGTTGAGATTAAAGGCTTCGAGGCAAGCTTGTCTTACGGCTACGAGATGTTTAACAGCAAACTGTCTTATGCGCGTTCAGATACTAAAAACAAAGACACAGGCGGCGCTGTCGCGGGTGGCAATGGCCGCAGTATTGATATGGGCGATAGCATCACGTTAACTCTGGATTACCAGTCTGAAGCGTTAGAAACGATCTTTGGGTGGAACTCGATGTTTGTTAAAGACGAAGACAATGTATTCGATGGTCAGCCAATTAAAGAAGGTTACGATGTTCATAATCTTTATGCCCAATGGGTGCCATCAAATGTTGACGGATTGTCTGTTACCTTTGGTGTCGATAACGTATTTGATGAGCAATACACCTCACATGCTTCTCGTTCAGGCACAGCAAGAGGCTTTACCTTGGATGACTATGAACCGGGCCGTAACTACAAGCTTTCTGCCGCGTATCAGTTCTAG
- a CDS encoding ADP-ribosylglycohydrolase family protein, with the protein MDNHKERAFYAVVGALVGDAASMGLHWLYDQERILHVAGFEPEFRSPNQFDYQDKGYFAHQGKTAGDQSQYGAQLLAMVDSLVDNQHYDEASYIKHFRFWFDFGGSWQGYIDKATRMSLLNIHQLELANAPITACGADDTQLPAVSKLIPLVACTYTSHTLPAMVESAVRVTNNNDKAVEWAQAITLLIQAAIQGNSPLQSVEMVRQTCSKFIHDQIDEALAEPELSITDAAKKFGLHCELSAAFPLLIRIIAGAQSFKQGIRDNILCGGDSCGRAIVIGAVLAACFYEDDGAIPTEWLNQVELNGGVLSLPIE; encoded by the coding sequence ATGGACAATCATAAAGAAAGAGCTTTTTACGCCGTTGTTGGCGCATTGGTTGGAGACGCCGCTTCCATGGGGCTGCATTGGTTGTATGACCAAGAGAGGATCTTACACGTGGCAGGGTTTGAACCAGAATTTCGCTCGCCAAACCAGTTCGATTATCAAGACAAGGGCTACTTCGCCCACCAAGGTAAAACCGCTGGCGACCAATCACAATACGGTGCTCAGTTATTGGCGATGGTCGATAGCCTAGTCGATAATCAACACTACGACGAAGCGAGTTACATTAAGCACTTCCGTTTCTGGTTTGATTTTGGTGGTAGTTGGCAAGGTTACATTGATAAAGCGACTCGTATGAGCTTGCTGAACATACATCAACTAGAGCTAGCAAATGCTCCAATCACAGCCTGTGGCGCAGATGACACCCAATTACCTGCGGTTTCAAAACTGATTCCTTTAGTGGCATGTACCTACACCTCTCACACCTTACCTGCTATGGTCGAGAGTGCGGTTCGAGTCACTAATAATAATGATAAAGCGGTAGAGTGGGCACAAGCCATCACCCTGCTGATTCAAGCGGCGATACAAGGTAATTCTCCACTCCAATCGGTAGAAATGGTACGACAAACCTGCAGCAAGTTTATACACGATCAAATCGATGAAGCACTGGCTGAACCGGAACTTTCAATAACAGATGCCGCGAAAAAGTTCGGATTGCATTGTGAATTGAGTGCCGCGTTCCCACTACTGATTCGCATCATTGCTGGCGCTCAGAGTTTTAAACAAGGTATCCGTGACAACATTTTATGTGGTGGCGATAGCTGCGGGCGTGCGATTGTAATTGGCGCGGTATTAGCGGCTTGCTTCTATGAAGACGACGGAGCGATTCCAACAGAATGGCTAAACCAAGTCGAACTCAATGGTGGTGTCTTGTCTCTGCCAATTGAATAG
- a CDS encoding amino acid ABC transporter permease, whose translation MSSTSTLSTPKPNLHTKPWYQRLNLLDGVLFTIICVFAGWLYYRSAAGINYQWRWEDAFTLIFIPPSQGSIPYFFQGLVATLRLSLWSMVLALSFGTLLGVARHSKIALFKTPALLFIQLVRNIPPLVFVFIFYFFVSNQLIPLLGLETLLREHNGEINAVQDFLFGPANLWENLASGVICIGLLSSAYIAEVIRAGLESIPTGQWEAADSLGLSAFSKYRYVIGPQVLTAITPPLAGQAISLVKDTSIVSLISIQEMTFVGTEMANSSGLIFEIWLIVGAVYFALCFTLSRIFKVIEQRSSVYLNR comes from the coding sequence GTGAGTAGTACTAGCACATTATCAACGCCCAAGCCCAACCTTCACACGAAGCCTTGGTATCAACGCCTCAATCTATTAGATGGAGTGTTGTTTACCATCATTTGTGTATTTGCAGGTTGGCTTTATTATCGCTCTGCTGCCGGTATTAATTATCAGTGGCGATGGGAAGACGCGTTCACGTTAATCTTTATTCCACCTTCTCAAGGCAGTATTCCTTATTTCTTCCAAGGCTTGGTCGCAACATTGCGTTTGAGCTTATGGAGCATGGTGTTAGCGCTCTCTTTCGGCACACTGTTAGGGGTAGCAAGACACTCTAAGATCGCTTTATTCAAAACGCCGGCGCTGCTTTTCATCCAGTTGGTTCGAAACATTCCACCATTGGTGTTTGTGTTTATCTTTTACTTCTTTGTGTCTAACCAGTTGATCCCTTTACTTGGTTTAGAAACCCTTCTACGTGAACACAATGGCGAAATTAACGCAGTTCAAGATTTCCTATTCGGGCCTGCAAACCTTTGGGAAAACTTAGCCTCTGGCGTTATCTGTATTGGCCTGCTCTCTTCCGCTTATATCGCCGAGGTTATCCGAGCTGGCTTAGAAAGCATTCCCACAGGCCAATGGGAAGCGGCTGACTCACTAGGGCTGTCTGCATTCTCTAAATATCGATATGTTATCGGCCCACAGGTATTAACCGCGATTACACCACCTTTAGCGGGTCAGGCAATTTCATTAGTAAAAGATACATCGATTGTGTCGCTGATTTCGATTCAAGAAATGACATTTGTTGGTACTGAAATGGCGAACTCTTCCGGTTTGATCTTCGAAATCTGGCTGATTGTTGGCGCAGTTTACTTTGCGTTATGTTTCACCCTTTCACGTATTTTCAAAGTCATTGAACAACGATCGAGTGTTTACCTTAACCGCTAG
- a CDS encoding transporter substrate-binding domain-containing protein, translating to MKLFKTAITALLALAVSLPALASETPNLDKINERGSLRVGMSTFVPWAMRNKQGDLVGFEIDVAKRLAEDSGWKVEFVPTAWDGIIPSLLSNKFDVIIGGLSITEARSKSVLFTEPYSHSGVQLAANKELAEGFTQISDFDSRRVKIAARRGAFTVQVARETFPKAKVLQFDDDAQAFQEVLNGNAHAVIASSPKPEHEAIKNSDTLFIPFKERLSKGNEAFAVRLGETDKTEFFNEWIKARTEDGWLKERYEYWFSTLDWQDQIAQGQ from the coding sequence ATGAAGCTATTTAAAACCGCAATTACAGCTCTACTTGCGCTTGCCGTAAGTTTGCCTGCACTTGCTTCTGAAACGCCTAACCTAGATAAAATCAACGAACGTGGCTCTCTGCGTGTTGGTATGTCGACTTTTGTACCTTGGGCGATGCGTAACAAACAAGGTGATCTTGTTGGCTTTGAAATCGATGTGGCAAAACGCCTCGCTGAAGATTCAGGCTGGAAAGTTGAGTTCGTACCGACGGCATGGGATGGCATTATCCCTTCTCTACTGTCGAACAAGTTCGACGTAATCATCGGCGGTTTGTCGATCACTGAAGCACGCTCTAAGAGTGTGTTGTTTACTGAACCTTACTCTCATTCTGGTGTTCAACTAGCAGCAAACAAAGAATTGGCTGAAGGTTTTACTCAAATCTCTGATTTCGATTCTCGCCGTGTGAAAATTGCAGCACGTCGCGGAGCATTCACGGTTCAAGTGGCTCGTGAAACTTTCCCGAAAGCTAAAGTACTTCAGTTCGATGACGATGCTCAAGCGTTCCAAGAAGTGCTAAACGGCAATGCACACGCGGTTATCGCCTCTAGCCCTAAACCAGAACACGAAGCGATCAAAAACTCAGACACGCTATTCATCCCATTTAAAGAGCGCCTTTCTAAAGGTAACGAAGCATTTGCTGTGCGCCTAGGTGAAACAGACAAAACTGAGTTCTTCAACGAGTGGATCAAAGCACGTACTGAAGACGGTTGGTTAAAAGAGCGTTACGAGTACTGGTTCTCTACTCTAGATTGGCAAGATCAGATTGCTCAAGGTCAGTAA
- a CDS encoding amino acid ABC transporter permease, whose product MLLKIVKPALSALVQIVVLAAAVVWILDSGAQAMGYSWQWERVPDYIAFYEDGEWWPAELMEGLLVTINISLISLVATLAIGLTTALLRNSNSVVGRTLATSYVELIRNTPLLVQIYLLYFVFGPVLGLDRFSTAVLALALFQGAYTAEIFRAGLNGIAKGQFEAAQSLGLSKTYTYWDVILPQVIQRTLPPLTNEVISLIKNSSIVSVMAIFDLTTEARNIVSETAMPFEIWFSVAIIYLALTLSLSAVAAWLEHKLGANWRTQ is encoded by the coding sequence ATGCTACTTAAAATTGTAAAACCTGCTCTATCTGCCTTGGTACAAATTGTTGTGCTCGCGGCTGCGGTTGTCTGGATCCTCGATTCTGGCGCACAAGCCATGGGATACAGCTGGCAGTGGGAACGCGTGCCCGACTACATCGCCTTTTATGAAGATGGCGAATGGTGGCCTGCAGAATTGATGGAAGGGCTACTCGTCACCATCAATATCTCTCTGATTTCTTTGGTCGCTACGCTGGCTATTGGTTTAACCACGGCCCTATTACGCAACTCCAATTCTGTGGTTGGGCGAACCCTCGCCACCAGCTATGTTGAGTTAATCCGTAATACGCCGTTATTAGTACAAATCTATTTGCTCTATTTTGTGTTTGGCCCCGTGTTAGGGTTGGATCGCTTTAGCACGGCTGTTTTAGCCTTGGCACTTTTCCAAGGGGCATACACTGCCGAGATATTCCGAGCCGGTTTAAACGGCATTGCTAAAGGACAATTTGAAGCGGCTCAATCTTTGGGCTTATCAAAGACCTATACTTATTGGGATGTGATTCTTCCTCAGGTGATTCAACGCACGTTGCCGCCTTTGACGAATGAGGTTATCTCCCTTATCAAAAATTCTTCGATTGTGAGTGTCATGGCAATTTTCGACCTGACAACCGAAGCCAGAAACATTGTTTCTGAAACCGCGATGCCATTTGAGATCTGGTTCTCTGTGGCGATCATTTATCTCGCACTTACACTTTCACTTTCTGCCGTTGCAGCTTGGCTTGAGCATAAGCTCGGAGCTAACTGGCGAACACAATAA
- a CDS encoding amino acid ABC transporter ATP-binding protein: MNNDLNNLKEMVKFKSLNKWYGDFHALKDIDLNIEQGEIVVICGPSGSGKSTLIRCINQLEPFESGELSVLEQALPCKFNTPGQVGMVFQHFHLFPHLTVLENLTLSPIRTLKKSKEEAEKTAMHYLECVHIAEQANKYPAQLSGGQQQRVAIARSLCMKPELLLFDEPTSALDPEMINEVLDVMVELASEGITMVCVTHEMGFAKRVADRVIFMDEGQIVESNTPQCLFENPQHERTQAFLNQILTY, from the coding sequence ATGAACAACGATTTGAACAATCTCAAGGAAATGGTTAAGTTTAAGTCACTTAACAAGTGGTATGGTGATTTTCATGCCCTAAAGGATATCGATTTAAATATTGAACAGGGAGAAATAGTGGTGATTTGCGGACCGTCTGGTTCAGGTAAATCAACCTTGATCCGCTGTATCAATCAGCTAGAACCCTTCGAAAGTGGCGAGCTTTCCGTGCTAGAACAAGCGCTTCCGTGCAAATTCAACACGCCAGGTCAAGTCGGAATGGTGTTTCAGCACTTCCACTTGTTCCCCCACCTTACTGTGCTTGAAAACCTGACTCTGTCCCCAATTCGTACGCTCAAGAAAAGCAAAGAAGAAGCAGAGAAAACGGCGATGCACTATCTCGAATGTGTGCACATTGCAGAGCAAGCGAATAAGTACCCAGCTCAACTTTCTGGTGGCCAACAACAACGTGTTGCGATTGCTCGTTCTCTTTGTATGAAACCTGAACTACTGTTGTTTGATGAACCAACATCTGCTCTTGATCCGGAAATGATCAATGAGGTGCTTGATGTGATGGTTGAGCTTGCGAGTGAAGGGATTACCATGGTGTGTGTGACACACGAAATGGGCTTTGCGAAACGTGTTGCCGACCGTGTCATATTTATGGACGAAGGACAAATCGTGGAATCCAATACACCACAATGCCTGTTCGAGAATCCTCAACACGAGCGTACTCAAGCGTTCCTAAATCAGATTCTGACTTACTGA
- a CDS encoding iron-containing alcohol dehydrogenase: MQFTYVNPTVIHFGQGQINAISQAVDTSKKVLVIYGGGSIKSNGVYDQVVASLKDHAWIEFSGVEANPTKETLDKAVALVKEENVEFIIAVGGGSVIDGSKYVAAAAKYDGDGWDILAGKHQVTEATPIGAVLTLPATGSESNMGAVITRKATQEKLAFMNPAVQPKFAVMDPDVMKSLPERQLVNGLVDAWVHVCEQYITMPTDAMVQDGYAETLLKNLLVLGKQYDERDNDAWRANLMWTANQALNGLIGTGVPQDWATHMIGHEFTALWHVDHARSLAIVQPSLLRNQIEAKRGKLEQMGRNVFGLEAGTDLAERTIDAIEAFYNSLDVATMFDGYEATKAAAIDNVVAQLESHGYLQLGENQAITPEKTREILESAIH; encoded by the coding sequence ATGCAATTTACTTATGTTAACCCTACAGTAATTCACTTCGGCCAAGGCCAAATTAACGCTATCAGCCAAGCGGTTGATACTTCAAAGAAAGTACTTGTCATCTACGGTGGCGGTTCAATCAAAAGCAATGGTGTTTACGACCAAGTAGTCGCATCTCTTAAAGATCATGCTTGGATTGAGTTTTCTGGTGTTGAAGCCAACCCAACGAAAGAGACGCTAGACAAAGCCGTCGCTCTTGTTAAAGAAGAAAACGTAGAATTCATTATCGCTGTTGGCGGTGGTTCGGTAATCGATGGTTCTAAGTATGTGGCTGCAGCGGCTAAATACGACGGTGACGGTTGGGACATCCTAGCGGGCAAACACCAAGTAACAGAAGCAACGCCAATCGGCGCAGTATTAACGCTTCCTGCTACAGGCTCTGAATCTAACATGGGTGCAGTAATCACGCGTAAGGCGACTCAAGAGAAGCTGGCATTCATGAACCCTGCGGTACAGCCTAAGTTTGCGGTAATGGACCCAGATGTAATGAAGTCTCTACCAGAGCGCCAATTAGTGAATGGTCTGGTTGATGCTTGGGTACACGTATGTGAGCAATACATCACAATGCCAACAGACGCGATGGTTCAAGACGGTTACGCAGAAACACTGCTGAAAAACCTACTTGTGCTAGGTAAACAATACGACGAGCGTGACAACGACGCATGGCGTGCAAACCTAATGTGGACAGCAAACCAAGCACTTAACGGCCTGATTGGTACGGGTGTTCCTCAAGATTGGGCAACACACATGATTGGCCACGAGTTCACAGCACTATGGCACGTAGACCACGCGCGTTCTCTTGCGATTGTTCAACCTTCACTACTTCGCAACCAAATCGAAGCGAAGCGTGGCAAGCTAGAGCAAATGGGGCGTAACGTGTTTGGCCTAGAAGCGGGTACTGACTTGGCAGAGCGCACTATCGATGCAATCGAAGCGTTCTACAACAGCCTAGACGTTGCAACTATGTTCGACGGCTACGAAGCAACTAAAGCGGCAGCAATCGACAACGTTGTTGCTCAGCTTGAATCACACGGTTACCTGCAACTTGGTGAGAACCAAGCAATAACGCCAGAGAAAACACGTGAGATTCTAGAGTCTGCGATTCACTAA
- a CDS encoding AraC family transcriptional regulator gives MNTLAQLMQSYVEYKGWDDLEGIRETEIEGVWFYRSSGGNQRQPFTYQSGIIMLGQGKKNIYIGERPVTYAAGDYLVVGVPMPLECEALPVDGEPLLGLSINIDSQRLHSLVKKLEDQGFLESYCNKHKQNSSGLESTPMEDRMLESFTRLIKTLHCDIEANILGDALVSEIVYRALTGSEGRVLFDLAHHDGHYARVAKALSKVHEEYDQTITVQSLADEANMSVSAFHNAFRNVTFESPLQYLKKVRLNKAKELIQLEGLRINDAARRVGYSSPSQFSREFKRHFNTTPRAV, from the coding sequence ATGAATACACTCGCTCAGTTAATGCAGTCTTACGTTGAATACAAAGGTTGGGATGATCTCGAAGGGATCAGAGAAACTGAGATCGAGGGAGTCTGGTTTTACCGAAGCAGTGGTGGTAACCAGCGCCAACCTTTTACCTATCAGTCTGGCATCATCATGCTCGGGCAGGGTAAAAAGAACATTTATATCGGTGAAAGGCCCGTTACTTACGCCGCGGGCGATTACCTCGTTGTTGGTGTGCCAATGCCATTAGAGTGCGAAGCCTTACCCGTCGATGGAGAACCCTTGCTTGGTTTGTCTATTAACATTGATTCTCAGCGTTTACACAGCTTGGTGAAAAAGCTCGAAGACCAAGGCTTTCTCGAAAGCTACTGCAACAAACATAAGCAGAACTCGAGTGGTTTAGAGTCGACCCCTATGGAAGATAGGATGCTAGAAAGCTTTACTCGACTTATCAAGACGCTGCATTGTGATATCGAAGCCAACATATTGGGCGACGCGCTTGTTAGCGAAATTGTTTATCGTGCGCTAACCGGTTCAGAAGGGCGTGTGTTATTCGATCTTGCCCATCACGACGGCCATTACGCACGTGTTGCCAAAGCACTGTCTAAAGTACATGAAGAGTATGACCAAACCATTACCGTTCAATCGCTAGCCGATGAAGCGAACATGAGTGTGTCTGCTTTCCATAATGCTTTTCGTAACGTCACCTTTGAATCGCCACTTCAATACTTGAAAAAGGTCAGGCTCAACAAAGCCAAAGAGTTGATCCAGTTAGAAGGCCTACGAATCAACGATGCTGCACGCCGAGTCGGCTATTCCAGCCCATCTCAATTCAGCCGAGAATTTAAGCGCCACTTTAATACCACCCCTAGAGCTGTTTAG
- a CDS encoding Rid family detoxifying hydrolase: protein MSSDIIKFSRNTENAPTNSVSTQTVAFSHYNNFSAQLPVDPKTGEVVIGDIKDQAAQCLNNIKAIVESIDHVMDDVVKINVFVKNISDIDAIDEVYKSFFQNSLPTRTVVGVAALPNSDALVQMNALISNGEGTKPQAPCALVKVSRNTDNAPQSVVSTQTVAFSHYNNLSAQLPIDVSTGELVSGGITEQTTQCLANIKTILESIGHVMNDVVKTTIYLKNIEDADKVNEVCAKFFPSYVPARTIVNAAELPKGALVQIDTSVSHGDGTPPQLPEDTRLLVIEANNTVDAPFMPYSHTVAFSHYNHISGQLPVDPKTNEVVAGGIKEQAEQCLQNIKAIIESVDHSMDDTVKINIQLKDVSDIDAVNEIYTTFFNADLPARTVVGVSDIPMNALIQIDAVVSNCEGTPPQDVVA, encoded by the coding sequence ATGAGTAGCGATATCATTAAATTTTCAAGAAATACTGAAAACGCACCAACAAATTCTGTATCTACACAAACGGTCGCTTTTTCTCATTATAATAACTTTTCAGCTCAATTACCTGTCGATCCTAAAACAGGTGAAGTTGTGATTGGTGATATTAAAGACCAAGCAGCACAATGCTTAAATAATATTAAGGCTATTGTTGAAAGCATCGACCATGTTATGGATGATGTTGTGAAGATTAATGTTTTCGTTAAGAATATTTCTGATATCGATGCTATCGATGAAGTTTACAAAAGCTTCTTCCAAAACAGTCTACCTACACGCACTGTTGTGGGCGTAGCTGCGCTTCCAAACAGTGACGCTTTAGTTCAAATGAATGCGCTTATTTCAAACGGCGAAGGCACTAAACCACAAGCACCTTGCGCGCTGGTGAAGGTATCAAGGAATACAGATAACGCTCCGCAGAGTGTTGTCTCTACTCAGACAGTGGCTTTTTCTCACTACAACAACCTTTCAGCTCAATTGCCGATTGATGTGAGCACAGGTGAGTTGGTTTCAGGTGGTATCACAGAACAAACGACACAATGTTTAGCAAACATTAAAACGATTCTAGAGAGCATCGGTCATGTCATGAATGATGTTGTTAAAACCACGATTTACCTTAAAAATATTGAAGATGCAGACAAGGTAAATGAAGTTTGCGCTAAGTTCTTCCCAAGTTATGTACCAGCGCGAACGATTGTTAATGCTGCTGAGCTACCAAAGGGCGCTTTAGTTCAAATCGATACGTCCGTTTCACACGGCGATGGCACACCGCCACAACTGCCAGAAGACACTCGCTTACTGGTTATTGAAGCTAATAATACGGTTGATGCGCCATTTATGCCTTATTCGCACACTGTTGCTTTCTCTCACTACAATCATATTTCTGGTCAACTACCTGTAGATCCGAAAACCAATGAAGTGGTTGCTGGTGGCATAAAAGAGCAAGCTGAACAGTGCCTACAAAATATTAAGGCGATCATTGAAAGTGTTGACCACAGCATGGACGATACGGTAAAAATTAATATTCAGCTTAAAGATGTTTCAGATATTGATGCGGTGAACGAGATCTACACTACGTTCTTTAATGCTGACTTACCGGCAAGAACGGTGGTAGGGGTTTCAGATATTCCTATGAATGCTTTAATCCAAATTGATGCCGTCGTATCTAACTGCGAAGGCACACCTCCACAAGACGTTGTTGCTTAA